From a single Accipiter gentilis chromosome 8, bAccGen1.1, whole genome shotgun sequence genomic region:
- the PKN2 gene encoding serine/threonine-protein kinase N2 isoform X2, translated as MALKKQLDIELKVKQGAENMIQMYSNGSSKDRKLLATAQQMLQDSKTKIEVIRMQILQAVQTNELAFDNAKPVISPLELRMEELRHHFRIEYAVAEGAKNVMKLLGSGKVTDRKALSEAQARFNESSQKLDLLKYSLEQRLNELPKNHPKSSIIIEELSLVSSPTLSPRQSVISTQNQYSTLSKPAALTGTLEVRLMGCQDILENVPGRSKATSITLPGWSPNEARSSFMSRTSKSKSGSSRNLLKTDDLSNEVCAVLKLDNTVVGQTSWKPISNQSWDQKFTLELDRSRELEISVYWRDWRSLCAVKFLRLEDFLDNQRHGMCLYLEPQGTLFAEVTFFNPVIERRPKLQRQKKIFSKQQGKTFLRAPQMNINIATWGRLVRRAIPTVNHSGTFSPQAPVPATGPVVDAHIPELTLPASDSPVAKLDFELEPEPPPAPPRASSLGEICESSSEIKAPDVPSQDEVTTFDFENGRNSIVPKLQPEIICEPDAPHSDKKYTNTREPEDRRSQQRFQFSLKDFRCCAVLGRGHFGKVLLAEYKNTNEMFAIKALKKGDIVARDEVDSLMCEKRIFETVNSVRHPFLVNLFACFQTKDHVCFVMEYAAGGDLMMHIHTDVFSEPRAVFYAACVVLGLQYLHEHKIVYRDLKLDNLLLDTEGFVKIADFGLCKEGMGFGDRTSTFCGTPEFLAPEVLTETSYTRAVDWWGLGVLIYEMLVGESPFPGDDEEEVFDSIVNDEVRYPRFLSTEAISIMRRLLRRNPERRLGAGEKDAEDVKKHHFFRLIDWNALLAKKVKPPFVPTIRGREDVSNFDDEFTSEAPILTPPREPRILSEEEQEMFRDFDYIADWC; from the exons ATGGCCTTAAAGAAGCAATTGGATATAGAACTGAAGGTAAAACAGGGAGCAGAAAATATGATACAGATGTACTCAAATGGCTCTTCAAAG gaTCGAAAACTTCTTGCCACAGCTCAGCAGATGCTCCAGGACAGCAAGACAAAAATAGAAGTTATACGGATGCAGATTCTTCAGGCAGTCCAGACCAATGAATTGGCTTTTGATAATG CAAAACCTGTGATAAGCCCTCTTGAACTCCGAATGGAAGAATTACGGCATCATTTTAGGATAGAGTATGCTGTAGCAGAAGGTgcaaaaaatgtaatgaaattacTTGGATCTGGGAAAGTTACCGACAGAAAGGCACTTTCAGAA gcgCAAGCAAGATTTAATGAATCAAGCCAGAAGTTGGACCTTTTGAAGTATTCACTGGAACAGAGATTGAATGAACTTCCTAAAAACCATCCCAAAAGCAGTATTATTATAGAGGAGCTTTCGTTGGTCTCTTCACCCACATTAAGTCCTCGTCAAAGTGTAATATCTACTCAAAACCAGTATAGTACACTGTCCAAACCAGCAGCTTTAACAG GTACTCTGGAAGTTAGGCTAATGGGCTGCCAAGATATTTTGGAAAACGTCCCTGGTCGATCAAAAGCCACATCGATTACGCTACCTGGTTGGAGTCCAAATGAAGCCAGATCATCTTTCATGAGCAGAACCAGTAAAAGTAAAAGTGGGAGTAGTAGAAACCTTCTGAAAACTGATGACTTGTCCA ATGAAGTCTGTGCTGTACTGAAGCTGGATAACACTGTGGTTGGTCAAACTAGCTGGAAACCTATTTCCAATCAGTCATGGGATCAGAAATTTACACTGGAACTAGACAGG TCACGTGAATTAGAAATCTCAGTTTATTGGCGTGACTGGAGATCTTTGTGTGCAGTAAAGTTTCTGAGGTTGGAAGATTTCCTGGATAACCAACGGCATGGCATGTGTCTCTATCTTGAACCGCAGGGCACTCTGTTTGCAGAG GTTACGTTTTTTAATCCAGTTATTGAAAGAAGACCAAAACTccagaggcagaagaaaattttttCAAAACAGCAAG gcaaaacatttcTCAGAGCTCCTCAAATGAATATTAATATTGCCACTTGGGGAAGGCTGGTAAGAAGAGCTATTCCTACAGTAAATCACTCTGGCACCTTCAGCCCTCAAGCACCAGTGCCTGCTACTGGGCCAGTGGTTGATGCACACATTCCTGAACTAACACTGCCAGCCAG TGACTCTCCTGTAGCCAAATTGGACTTCGAACTTGAGCCTGAGCCTCCACCTGCTCCACCTCGTGCATCTTCCCTTGGGGAAATATGTGAATCTTCCTCTGAGATAAAGGCTCCTGATGTGCCATCTCAG gatgaAGTAACAACCTTTGATTTTGAAAATGGCAGAAATAGTATTGTCCCAAAACTCCAGCCTGAAATAATCTGTGAGCCTGATGCTCCCCATTCAGACAAAAAATATACCAACACCCGAGAGCCTGAAGATAGAAG ATCACAACAGAGATTTCAATTCAGTCTGAAGGATTTCAGATGTTGTGCTGTACTGGGCAGAGGACATTTTGGAAAG GTGCTGTTGGCAGAGTACAAAAACACAAATGAGATGTTTGCTATTAAAGCCTTAAAGAAAGGAGATATTGTTGCTCGTGATGAAGTAGACAG cTTGATGTGCGAAAAGCGAATATTTGAAACTGTGAATAGTGTAAGACATCCCTTCTTGGTGAACCTTTTTGCTTGTTTCCAAACCAAAGATCATGTTTGCTTTGTAATGGAATATGCTGCTGGGGGGGATCTGATGATGCACATTCATACTGATGTCTTCTCTGAACCAAGAGCAGT ATTCTATGCTGCATGTGTGGTTCTTGGACTTCAGTATTTACATGAACACAAAATAGTATATAG AGATTTGAAGTTGGATAACTTATTGCTGGACACTGAAGGCTTTGTGAAAATTGCTGACTTTGGTCTTTGCAAAGAAG GAATGGGATTTGGAGACAGAACAAGCACATTCTGTGGCACACCGGAATTTCTTGCTCCAGAGGTGCTGACAGAAACTTCCTACACAAGGGCTGTAGACTGGTGGGGTCTTGGTGTACTTATCTATGAGATGCTAGTGGGTGAG TCTCCCTTCCCTGGAGATGATGAAGAGGAGGTGTTTGACAGTATTGTAAATGATGAAGTAAGATATCCACGCTTTCTGTCTACAGAAGCCATCTCTATAATGAGACGG CTGCTACGAAGAAATCCAGAGCGGCGTCTTGGAGCGGGAGAGAAGGATGCTGAGGATGTGAAAAAGCATCACTTCTTCAGG CTAATAGATTGGAATGCTTTGCTGGCCAAGAAAGTGAAGCCTCCTTTTGTACCCACCATTAGAGGACGAGAAGATGTTAGTAATTTCGATGACGAATTTACCTCTGAAGCACCTATCCTCACTCCACCTCGGGAACCAAGGATACTTTCAGAAGAAGAGCAGGAAATGTTCAGAGATTTTGATTACATTGCTGATTGGTGTTAA
- the PKN2 gene encoding serine/threonine-protein kinase N2 isoform X3, giving the protein MVQQKLDEIKDQIKREIRKELKIKEGAENLRKVTTDKKNLAYVDNILKKSNKKLEDLHHKLQELNAHIVVTDPEDVADCPRTPDTPNSDPRFSTNNRLMALKKQLDIELKVKQGAENMIQMYSNGSSKDRKLLATAQQMLQDSKTKIEVIRMQILQAVQTNELAFDNAKPVISPLELRMEELRHHFRIEYAVAEGAKNVMKLLGSGKVTDRKALSEAQARFNESSQKLDLLKYSLEQRLNELPKNHPKSSIIIEELSLVSSPTLSPRQSVISTQNQYSTLSKPAALTGTLEVRLMGCQDILENVPGRSKATSITLPGWSPNEARSSFMSRTSKSKSGSSRNLLKTDDLSNEVCAVLKLDNTVVGQTSWKPISNQSWDQKFTLELDRSRELEISVYWRDWRSLCAVKFLRLEDFLDNQRHGMCLYLEPQGTLFAEVTFFNPVIERRPKLQRQKKIFSKQQGKTFLRAPQMNINIATWGRLVRRAIPTVNHSGTFSPQAPVPATGPVVDAHIPELTLPASDSPVAKLDFELEPEPPPAPPRASSLGEICESSSEIKAPDVPSQDEVTTFDFENGRNSIVPKLQPEIICEPDAPHSDKKYTNTREPEDRRSQQRFQFSLKDFRCCAVLGRGHFGKVLLAEYKNTNEMFAIKALKKGDIVARDEVDSLMCEKRIFETVNSVRHPFLVNLFACFQTKDHVCFVMEYAAGGDLMMHIHTDVFSEPRAVFYAACVVLGLQYLHEHKIVYRDLKLDNLLLDTEGFVKIADFGLCKEGMGFGDRTSTFCGTPEFLAPEVLTETSYTRAVDWWGLGVLIYEMLVGESPFPGDDEEEVFDSIVNDEVRYPRFLSTEAISIMRRLLRRNPERRLGAGEKDAEDVKKHHFFRLIDWNALLAKKVKPPFVPTIRGREDVSNFDDEFTSEAPILTPPREPRILSEEEQEMFRDFDYIADWC; this is encoded by the exons ATGGTACAGCAGAAGCTGGATGAAATAAAGGACCAAATCAAGCGGGAAATAAGGAAGGAACTTAAAATCAAGGAGGGAGCAGAGAACCTCAGGAAGGTCACAACAGATAAAAAGAACTTGGCATATGTGgacaacattttgaaaaaatcaaaTAAGAAGTTAGAAGACTTGCATCATAAGTTACAGGAGCTAAATGCACACATTGTTGTAACGGATCCAGAAGATGTTGCAG ATTGTCCTAGGACTCCTGATACTCCAAATAGCGATCCTCGTTTTTCTACTAACAACAGATTGATGGCCTTAAAGAAGCAATTGGATATAGAACTGAAGGTAAAACAGGGAGCAGAAAATATGATACAGATGTACTCAAATGGCTCTTCAAAG gaTCGAAAACTTCTTGCCACAGCTCAGCAGATGCTCCAGGACAGCAAGACAAAAATAGAAGTTATACGGATGCAGATTCTTCAGGCAGTCCAGACCAATGAATTGGCTTTTGATAATG CAAAACCTGTGATAAGCCCTCTTGAACTCCGAATGGAAGAATTACGGCATCATTTTAGGATAGAGTATGCTGTAGCAGAAGGTgcaaaaaatgtaatgaaattacTTGGATCTGGGAAAGTTACCGACAGAAAGGCACTTTCAGAA gcgCAAGCAAGATTTAATGAATCAAGCCAGAAGTTGGACCTTTTGAAGTATTCACTGGAACAGAGATTGAATGAACTTCCTAAAAACCATCCCAAAAGCAGTATTATTATAGAGGAGCTTTCGTTGGTCTCTTCACCCACATTAAGTCCTCGTCAAAGTGTAATATCTACTCAAAACCAGTATAGTACACTGTCCAAACCAGCAGCTTTAACAG GTACTCTGGAAGTTAGGCTAATGGGCTGCCAAGATATTTTGGAAAACGTCCCTGGTCGATCAAAAGCCACATCGATTACGCTACCTGGTTGGAGTCCAAATGAAGCCAGATCATCTTTCATGAGCAGAACCAGTAAAAGTAAAAGTGGGAGTAGTAGAAACCTTCTGAAAACTGATGACTTGTCCA ATGAAGTCTGTGCTGTACTGAAGCTGGATAACACTGTGGTTGGTCAAACTAGCTGGAAACCTATTTCCAATCAGTCATGGGATCAGAAATTTACACTGGAACTAGACAGG TCACGTGAATTAGAAATCTCAGTTTATTGGCGTGACTGGAGATCTTTGTGTGCAGTAAAGTTTCTGAGGTTGGAAGATTTCCTGGATAACCAACGGCATGGCATGTGTCTCTATCTTGAACCGCAGGGCACTCTGTTTGCAGAG GTTACGTTTTTTAATCCAGTTATTGAAAGAAGACCAAAACTccagaggcagaagaaaattttttCAAAACAGCAAG gcaaaacatttcTCAGAGCTCCTCAAATGAATATTAATATTGCCACTTGGGGAAGGCTGGTAAGAAGAGCTATTCCTACAGTAAATCACTCTGGCACCTTCAGCCCTCAAGCACCAGTGCCTGCTACTGGGCCAGTGGTTGATGCACACATTCCTGAACTAACACTGCCAGCCAG TGACTCTCCTGTAGCCAAATTGGACTTCGAACTTGAGCCTGAGCCTCCACCTGCTCCACCTCGTGCATCTTCCCTTGGGGAAATATGTGAATCTTCCTCTGAGATAAAGGCTCCTGATGTGCCATCTCAG gatgaAGTAACAACCTTTGATTTTGAAAATGGCAGAAATAGTATTGTCCCAAAACTCCAGCCTGAAATAATCTGTGAGCCTGATGCTCCCCATTCAGACAAAAAATATACCAACACCCGAGAGCCTGAAGATAGAAG ATCACAACAGAGATTTCAATTCAGTCTGAAGGATTTCAGATGTTGTGCTGTACTGGGCAGAGGACATTTTGGAAAG GTGCTGTTGGCAGAGTACAAAAACACAAATGAGATGTTTGCTATTAAAGCCTTAAAGAAAGGAGATATTGTTGCTCGTGATGAAGTAGACAG cTTGATGTGCGAAAAGCGAATATTTGAAACTGTGAATAGTGTAAGACATCCCTTCTTGGTGAACCTTTTTGCTTGTTTCCAAACCAAAGATCATGTTTGCTTTGTAATGGAATATGCTGCTGGGGGGGATCTGATGATGCACATTCATACTGATGTCTTCTCTGAACCAAGAGCAGT ATTCTATGCTGCATGTGTGGTTCTTGGACTTCAGTATTTACATGAACACAAAATAGTATATAG AGATTTGAAGTTGGATAACTTATTGCTGGACACTGAAGGCTTTGTGAAAATTGCTGACTTTGGTCTTTGCAAAGAAG GAATGGGATTTGGAGACAGAACAAGCACATTCTGTGGCACACCGGAATTTCTTGCTCCAGAGGTGCTGACAGAAACTTCCTACACAAGGGCTGTAGACTGGTGGGGTCTTGGTGTACTTATCTATGAGATGCTAGTGGGTGAG TCTCCCTTCCCTGGAGATGATGAAGAGGAGGTGTTTGACAGTATTGTAAATGATGAAGTAAGATATCCACGCTTTCTGTCTACAGAAGCCATCTCTATAATGAGACGG CTGCTACGAAGAAATCCAGAGCGGCGTCTTGGAGCGGGAGAGAAGGATGCTGAGGATGTGAAAAAGCATCACTTCTTCAGG CTAATAGATTGGAATGCTTTGCTGGCCAAGAAAGTGAAGCCTCCTTTTGTACCCACCATTAGAGGACGAGAAGATGTTAGTAATTTCGATGACGAATTTACCTCTGAAGCACCTATCCTCACTCCACCTCGGGAACCAAGGATACTTTCAGAAGAAGAGCAGGAAATGTTCAGAGATTTTGATTACATTGCTGATTGGTGTTAA
- the PKN2 gene encoding serine/threonine-protein kinase N2 isoform X1, with the protein MASNAAEREILFTELQGDAKSLLASENVSTGQKLDFSDTMVQQKLDEIKDQIKREIRKELKIKEGAENLRKVTTDKKNLAYVDNILKKSNKKLEDLHHKLQELNAHIVVTDPEDVADCPRTPDTPNSDPRFSTNNRLMALKKQLDIELKVKQGAENMIQMYSNGSSKDRKLLATAQQMLQDSKTKIEVIRMQILQAVQTNELAFDNAKPVISPLELRMEELRHHFRIEYAVAEGAKNVMKLLGSGKVTDRKALSEAQARFNESSQKLDLLKYSLEQRLNELPKNHPKSSIIIEELSLVSSPTLSPRQSVISTQNQYSTLSKPAALTGTLEVRLMGCQDILENVPGRSKATSITLPGWSPNEARSSFMSRTSKSKSGSSRNLLKTDDLSNEVCAVLKLDNTVVGQTSWKPISNQSWDQKFTLELDRSRELEISVYWRDWRSLCAVKFLRLEDFLDNQRHGMCLYLEPQGTLFAEVTFFNPVIERRPKLQRQKKIFSKQQGKTFLRAPQMNINIATWGRLVRRAIPTVNHSGTFSPQAPVPATGPVVDAHIPELTLPASDSPVAKLDFELEPEPPPAPPRASSLGEICESSSEIKAPDVPSQDEVTTFDFENGRNSIVPKLQPEIICEPDAPHSDKKYTNTREPEDRRSQQRFQFSLKDFRCCAVLGRGHFGKVLLAEYKNTNEMFAIKALKKGDIVARDEVDSLMCEKRIFETVNSVRHPFLVNLFACFQTKDHVCFVMEYAAGGDLMMHIHTDVFSEPRAVFYAACVVLGLQYLHEHKIVYRDLKLDNLLLDTEGFVKIADFGLCKEGMGFGDRTSTFCGTPEFLAPEVLTETSYTRAVDWWGLGVLIYEMLVGESPFPGDDEEEVFDSIVNDEVRYPRFLSTEAISIMRRLLRRNPERRLGAGEKDAEDVKKHHFFRLIDWNALLAKKVKPPFVPTIRGREDVSNFDDEFTSEAPILTPPREPRILSEEEQEMFRDFDYIADWC; encoded by the exons ggggATGCCAAAAGTCTTCTAGCCTCTGAGAATGTGAGCACTGGCCAAAAGTTGGACTTTTCAGATACAATGGTACAGCAGAAGCTGGATGAAATAAAGGACCAAATCAAGCGGGAAATAAGGAAGGAACTTAAAATCAAGGAGGGAGCAGAGAACCTCAGGAAGGTCACAACAGATAAAAAGAACTTGGCATATGTGgacaacattttgaaaaaatcaaaTAAGAAGTTAGAAGACTTGCATCATAAGTTACAGGAGCTAAATGCACACATTGTTGTAACGGATCCAGAAGATGTTGCAG ATTGTCCTAGGACTCCTGATACTCCAAATAGCGATCCTCGTTTTTCTACTAACAACAGATTGATGGCCTTAAAGAAGCAATTGGATATAGAACTGAAGGTAAAACAGGGAGCAGAAAATATGATACAGATGTACTCAAATGGCTCTTCAAAG gaTCGAAAACTTCTTGCCACAGCTCAGCAGATGCTCCAGGACAGCAAGACAAAAATAGAAGTTATACGGATGCAGATTCTTCAGGCAGTCCAGACCAATGAATTGGCTTTTGATAATG CAAAACCTGTGATAAGCCCTCTTGAACTCCGAATGGAAGAATTACGGCATCATTTTAGGATAGAGTATGCTGTAGCAGAAGGTgcaaaaaatgtaatgaaattacTTGGATCTGGGAAAGTTACCGACAGAAAGGCACTTTCAGAA gcgCAAGCAAGATTTAATGAATCAAGCCAGAAGTTGGACCTTTTGAAGTATTCACTGGAACAGAGATTGAATGAACTTCCTAAAAACCATCCCAAAAGCAGTATTATTATAGAGGAGCTTTCGTTGGTCTCTTCACCCACATTAAGTCCTCGTCAAAGTGTAATATCTACTCAAAACCAGTATAGTACACTGTCCAAACCAGCAGCTTTAACAG GTACTCTGGAAGTTAGGCTAATGGGCTGCCAAGATATTTTGGAAAACGTCCCTGGTCGATCAAAAGCCACATCGATTACGCTACCTGGTTGGAGTCCAAATGAAGCCAGATCATCTTTCATGAGCAGAACCAGTAAAAGTAAAAGTGGGAGTAGTAGAAACCTTCTGAAAACTGATGACTTGTCCA ATGAAGTCTGTGCTGTACTGAAGCTGGATAACACTGTGGTTGGTCAAACTAGCTGGAAACCTATTTCCAATCAGTCATGGGATCAGAAATTTACACTGGAACTAGACAGG TCACGTGAATTAGAAATCTCAGTTTATTGGCGTGACTGGAGATCTTTGTGTGCAGTAAAGTTTCTGAGGTTGGAAGATTTCCTGGATAACCAACGGCATGGCATGTGTCTCTATCTTGAACCGCAGGGCACTCTGTTTGCAGAG GTTACGTTTTTTAATCCAGTTATTGAAAGAAGACCAAAACTccagaggcagaagaaaattttttCAAAACAGCAAG gcaaaacatttcTCAGAGCTCCTCAAATGAATATTAATATTGCCACTTGGGGAAGGCTGGTAAGAAGAGCTATTCCTACAGTAAATCACTCTGGCACCTTCAGCCCTCAAGCACCAGTGCCTGCTACTGGGCCAGTGGTTGATGCACACATTCCTGAACTAACACTGCCAGCCAG TGACTCTCCTGTAGCCAAATTGGACTTCGAACTTGAGCCTGAGCCTCCACCTGCTCCACCTCGTGCATCTTCCCTTGGGGAAATATGTGAATCTTCCTCTGAGATAAAGGCTCCTGATGTGCCATCTCAG gatgaAGTAACAACCTTTGATTTTGAAAATGGCAGAAATAGTATTGTCCCAAAACTCCAGCCTGAAATAATCTGTGAGCCTGATGCTCCCCATTCAGACAAAAAATATACCAACACCCGAGAGCCTGAAGATAGAAG ATCACAACAGAGATTTCAATTCAGTCTGAAGGATTTCAGATGTTGTGCTGTACTGGGCAGAGGACATTTTGGAAAG GTGCTGTTGGCAGAGTACAAAAACACAAATGAGATGTTTGCTATTAAAGCCTTAAAGAAAGGAGATATTGTTGCTCGTGATGAAGTAGACAG cTTGATGTGCGAAAAGCGAATATTTGAAACTGTGAATAGTGTAAGACATCCCTTCTTGGTGAACCTTTTTGCTTGTTTCCAAACCAAAGATCATGTTTGCTTTGTAATGGAATATGCTGCTGGGGGGGATCTGATGATGCACATTCATACTGATGTCTTCTCTGAACCAAGAGCAGT ATTCTATGCTGCATGTGTGGTTCTTGGACTTCAGTATTTACATGAACACAAAATAGTATATAG AGATTTGAAGTTGGATAACTTATTGCTGGACACTGAAGGCTTTGTGAAAATTGCTGACTTTGGTCTTTGCAAAGAAG GAATGGGATTTGGAGACAGAACAAGCACATTCTGTGGCACACCGGAATTTCTTGCTCCAGAGGTGCTGACAGAAACTTCCTACACAAGGGCTGTAGACTGGTGGGGTCTTGGTGTACTTATCTATGAGATGCTAGTGGGTGAG TCTCCCTTCCCTGGAGATGATGAAGAGGAGGTGTTTGACAGTATTGTAAATGATGAAGTAAGATATCCACGCTTTCTGTCTACAGAAGCCATCTCTATAATGAGACGG CTGCTACGAAGAAATCCAGAGCGGCGTCTTGGAGCGGGAGAGAAGGATGCTGAGGATGTGAAAAAGCATCACTTCTTCAGG CTAATAGATTGGAATGCTTTGCTGGCCAAGAAAGTGAAGCCTCCTTTTGTACCCACCATTAGAGGACGAGAAGATGTTAGTAATTTCGATGACGAATTTACCTCTGAAGCACCTATCCTCACTCCACCTCGGGAACCAAGGATACTTTCAGAAGAAGAGCAGGAAATGTTCAGAGATTTTGATTACATTGCTGATTGGTGTTAA